In Plasmodium sp. gorilla clade G2 genome assembly, chromosome: 5, one genomic interval encodes:
- a CDS encoding palmitoyltransferase, putative, with protein sequence MFKNILGKMTKKKNVEEEKKSVTDEDSNVISVSEGKDSNDDKKKKKKKNKQKKNRKDENIRYSSDKSIINVTKNMKENLKEDDDSTLDTSNNVILERTNNDSKVERSFTIQNNKNKFVRLLPVFFIFIYHCLPLIYKDYKKVYLKYDLKRGIIEIGIFHFCLVMYLINYILSIIVSPGSIPDTEEWCLNDFQENNNINMENILLEKKKSGERRHCKWCCKYKPDRTHHCRVCKTCILKMDHHCPWIYNCVGYNNHKYFMLSLIYCSITTVFVSITMFTSVRDAIKNGETPFNEMFLLLFGETLNSFLSLIVTCFLFFHIWLLINGMTTIEFCEKQTNYQNQSYSKYYNKGLYKNFKDVFGESPFLWFLPIDNRKGDGIYFMKGYIKEYSEKSIEEIIPIKTNI encoded by the exons atgtttaaaaatatactaGGTAAAAtgacaaagaaaaaaaatgttgaagaagaaaaaaaaagcgTGACAGATGAGGATAGTAATGTTATAAGCGTATCTGAAGGAAAAGATTCCAACgatgataaaaagaaaaaaaagaag aAAAATAAGCAGAAGAAAAATAGAAAAGATGAGAACATAAGATATTCGTCGGACAAAAGTATTATAAAtgtaacaaaaaatatgaaagagaatttaaaagaagatgatgatTCTACATTAGACACATCAAATAATGTTATTCTCGAAAGAACAAATAATGATTCTAAAGTTGAACGATCATTTACAATACagaataataagaataaatttGTTCGTCTTTTGCctgttttctttatttttatt tATCACTGTTTACCTTTAATTTATAAGGATTACAAAAAGGTGTACTTGAAATATGACTTGAAGAG GGGTATTATTGAGATTggaatttttcatttttgtttagttatgtatttaattaattatattttatctatTATAGTATCACCTGGATCTATTCCAGATACTGAAGAATGGTGTTTAAATGATTttcaagaaaataataatataaatatggagaatattttattagaaaagaaaaaatcagGAGAACGAAGACATTGTAAATGGTGTTGTAAATATAAACCTGATAGAACTCATCATTGTCGTGTATGTAAAACatgtattttaaaaatggaTCATCATTGTCCTTGGATTTATAATTGTGTTggttataataatcataaatattttatgttatctttaatatattgttCAATAACTACAGTATTTGTATCAATTACTATGTTTACCTCTGTTAGGGATGCAATAAAAAATGGggag acACCTTTTAACGAAAtgtttttacttttattcgGAGAAACATTAAATTCGTTCTTATCTCTTATAGTGACatgtttcttattttttcacatatg gctTTTGATTAATGGTATGACAACAATCGAATTTTGTGAGAAGCAAACGAATTACCAAAATCAGTCCTACTCG aaataCTATAATAAAGGTTTGTATAAGAATTTTAAGGACGTTTTTGGAGAATCACCTTTCTTGTGGTTTTTACCAATAG ATAATCGAAAAGGGGAtggtatttattttatgaaaggttatattaaagaatattCAGAAAAATCAATAGAAGAAATTATTCCAATAaagacaaatatataa
- a CDS encoding eukaryotic translation initiation factor 3, subunit 6, putative: MEENNNFDLTGKICSYLDPHMVQIILTWLKENKVGDLNELEKNLDLINEGCDKEICIIENEYTNGNRGVIDNYLESLELEIDEFQEGMNEYKIDQMNKIGSNLEKKSIVGLREWCNIYLIDKNKKYKFSDNIDDKILKLSRYYYQKKDYIKSKQYLLLYILNISEIIINISESSKMKTCYWGIISNIINSFFMNINNDEYLFSKNEDGKIIVKEDIINEINVCIESIIKLSQLLNKEKVSKNEIILQRSWLIHWSLIIIFHFFMYVIYVKNTYPKNNSFSMLQDWFIDEKNLSILNLICPHIIRYYCVYAIFYRNRKDHFELILNTLNFIKSKYNDSFTSLLISIFTDYDFNMAQTCIATIGNLCERDVFLYKLKPYIEEQCRFIIFETYCRIHKSINIDMISSKVNLTREQAEKWIVNLIRNAKLDAKINSEKNCIEISTPPPNLYQQVIDKTQNLIMRSNFIVQVLNRSSNDDQQQIQKNVRFKNKNDKNLKNHKRNKNVNHIYQMNNKVVSPDT, from the exons atggaagagaataataattttgatttGACTGGTAAAATATGTTCCTACTTAGATCCTCACATGgttcaaataattttaacATGGTTAAAGGAGAATAag GTGGGTGATTTGAATGAGTTAGAAAAGAATTTGGATTTAATAAACGAAGGGTGCGATAAAGAGATTTGCATTATTGAGAATGAATATACAAATGGGAATCGAGGTGTAATAGATAATTATTTAGAAAGTTTAGAATTAGAGATTGATGAATTTCAAGAAGGTatgaatgaatataaaatagaTCAGATGAATAAAATAGGAAGTAATTTAGAAAAGAAAAGTATTGTAGGTTTAAGAGAAtggtgtaatatatatttaatagataagaataagaaatataaatttagtgataatatagatgataagatattaaaattgagtagatattattatcaaaagaaagattatataaaaagtaaacaatatttattattatatatattaaatatctctgaaattattataaatatatctgaatcatcaaaaatgaaaacatgTTATTGGGGTATTATtagtaatataataaatagtttttttatgaatataaataatgatgaatatttattctctaaaaatgaagatgGGAAAATAATTGTTAAAgaagatattataaatgaaattaatGTATGTATTGAAAGTATTATTAAACTAAGtcaattattaaataaagagaaagtatcaaaaaatgaaataatattacaaagaAGTTGGTTAATACATTGgtcattaataataatatttcatttctttatgtatgtaatatatgtaaaaaatacttatcctaaaaataattctttttccaTGTTACAAGATTGGTTtatagatgaaaaaaatttatctatattaaatttaatatgtCCACATATAATTAGATATTATTGTGTATATGCTATATTCTATAGAAATAGAAAAGATCATTttgaattaatattaaatacattaaattttattaaatcaaaatataatgattcatttacatcattattaatatccaTATTTACAGATTATGATTTTAATATGGCTCAAACATGTATAGCAACTATTGGAAACTTATGCGAACGTGATgttttcttatataaattaaaaccTTATATTGAAGAACAATGtagatttattatatttgaaaCTTACTGTAGAATTCATAAATCTATTAATATTGATATGATATCTAGTAAAGTGAATTTAACAAGAGAACAAGCAGAAAAATGGATTGTCAATCTAATAAGAAATGCAAAACTAGATGCGAAAATTAATAGTGAAAAAAACTGTATCGAAATATCTACACCACCACCTAATCTATATCAACAAGTAATTGATAAAACACAAAATCTTATTATGAGATCAAATTTTATTGTTCAAGTTCTAAACAGATCTTCAAATGATGATCAACAgcaaattcaaaaaaatgtcagattcaaaaataaaaatgataaaaatttaaagaatcataaaagaaataaaaacgTTAATCATATATACCAAATGAATAACAAAGTTGTCTCACCAgacacataa
- a CDS encoding nucleolar preribosomal GTPase, putative, with product MVKLQKNSKRQTLKQKYAIIKKVSAHKKKLKKIIKKTNIHNRRSTKKSLKIPECIFKKNILENIKNLSLNKKKKKNDVTNCKEIQINHHDDTTLKNIKYFIKNDISTTEGEENSTDNENIINTNKNNKKKDKEENISDDYINNIQFSDYANLDFLDKMKIYDKIKECNYKNLNEKYIYVDNLLDVIKNSDVVFYVIDIRNPLIYLDKDIINFINSCKKQIIIILNKCDLIDNGIIEQWVLFFRTYFITLPFISFINKSTSPCYLVKNKSNERNYKNNNYYYNNITINNNMNNIKTCPIKNIMQKLSKNNQITYGVIGHIYTGRNSFINTILKEFNYINNIKKEQIDINLSHNINLYIKPGLILKKELNNLQLIKKLHVLKHEEIITLLEEFLLTLTGKNLIRLMNLIKENELANKFKEMCSKDTIKQLDKTNNKLQIKKMIIQSYLYQKNQDGQISNQINFKNMKTLFHNLFMNKIFYYVIPKSKISCDNQNGDTLKYFSTPFDKDLYYEVDQYVYLKKKPYTDYIIIKSDKFNFYN from the coding sequence ATGGTGAAATTACAAAAGAATAGCAAAAGGCAAACGTTGAAACAAAAATATgctattattaaaaaagtcTCTGCTCATAAAAAGAAactaaaaaagataataaagaaaacgAATATCCATAATAGGAGGAGCACAAAGAAATCTTTGAAGATTCCAGAATGTATATTTAAGAAAAACATTTtagagaatataaaaaatttatctttaaataaaaaaaagaaaaaaaatgatgttaCAAATTGTAAAGAAATACAAATTAATCATCATGATGATAcaacattaaaaaatattaagtattttataaaaaatgatatttcaACAACTGAAGGAGAAGAAAATAGTAcagataatgaaaatataataaatacgaataagaataataaaaaaaaagataaagaagaaaatatatcagatgattatataaataatatacaatttaGTGATTATGCTAATTTAGATTTTCttgataaaatgaaaatatatgataaaataaaagaatgtaattataaaaatttaaatgagaaatatatttatgttgataatttattagatgtaataaaaaatagtGATGTtgttttttatgttatagaTATAAGAAACCCATTAATATATCTTGataaagatattataaattttattaattcttgtaagaaacaaataataattatattaaataaatgtgATCTTATTGACAATGGAATTATAGAACAATGGGTACTTTTTTTTCGTACCTATTTTATAACATTACCATTTATaagttttataaataaaagtacATCACCCTGTTATTTagttaaaaataaatcaaatgaaagaaattataaaaataataattattattataataatattacaataaataataatatgaataatataaaaacgtgtcctattaaaaatataatgcaAAAATTATCGAAAAATAATCAAATTACATATGGTGTTATAGGACATATTTATACAGGTCGaaattcttttattaatactatacttaaagaatttaattatattaataatataaaaaaagaacaaatagatattaatttatctcataatattaatctatatataaaacctGGACTTatcttaaaaaaagaattaaataatttacagttaattaaaaaattacatgTTTTAAAACATGAAGAAATTATCACACTTCTAGAAGAATTCTTATTAACACTCACTGGAAAAAATCTAATACGCTTAATGAAtctaataaaagaaaatgaactagctaataaatttaaagaaatGTGTTCAAAGGATACCATCAAACAATTAGATAAgactaataataaattacaaataaaaaaaatgattattcagtcttatttatatcaaaaaaatcaAGATGGACAAATAAGTAATCAAatcaattttaaaaatatgaaaactttatttcataatttatttatgaataaaatattttattatgtaataCCTAAAAGTAAAATTAGTTGTGATAATCAAAATGGAGATACTCTTAAATATTTCTCAACACCCTTTGATAAAGATCTATATTATGAAGTTGatcaatatgtatatttaaaaaaaaaaccatatactgattatattataattaaaagtgataaatttaatttttataattaa
- a CDS encoding F-actin-capping protein subunit alpha, putative, with protein sequence MNTILNEKKNFIRHVLMNSPPGKLYDLVKDINILFGSSVSIQKILEDVLKDYNEKNYNFLLTDRNEYLIMCKKFKVNHLYFMPKLKALVHVNHLKRTATILETIKELNYPEELENYRKECDKRLADYVHENYKKWSILQTINYPEVHIKSPKGLCSEHCSSVYAYKEEDMFYLFFIICCDRSYLKNFHASTWRSSWTAQFFVDKDQVLLSGTIDICLTYFEDANINFKTSKSFEKKFGVNRDVDMFSSNILSTINEYENYILNDLNNFFTNINKNIIKRTRRIIPLSGQKFDWKGKYEDIPQQISNS encoded by the exons ATGAATACCattttaaatgaaaagaaaaattttataagacACGTATTGATGAATTCCCCTCCAGGGAAATTATATGACTTGGTTAAAG atataaatattctttttggTTCAAGTGTTAGTATTCAAAAAATCCTTGAGGATGTTTTAAAAgattataatgaaaagaattataattttttacttACTGATAGGAatgaatat CTTATAATgtgtaaaaaatttaaagtaaatcatttatattttatgccAAAATTAAAAGCATTGGTTCATGTTAATCATTTAAAAAGg ACAGCAACTATTTTAGAAAcaataaaagaattaaactATCCAGAAGAGTTGGAAAATTATag aaAAGAATGTGATAAAAGACTTGCTGATTATGTACAtgagaattataaaaaatggagTATTTTACAAACTATAAATTATCCAGAGGTTCATATAAAATCACCCAAAGGATTATGTTCTGAACATTGTTCATCTGTTTATGCATATAAAGAAGAAGacatgttttatttattttttataatatgttgTGATAGaagttatttaaaaaatttcca cGCCAGTACTTGGAGAAGTTCTTGGACTGCACAATTTTTCGTTGATAAGGATCAAGTTTTATTAtca ggGACGATAGATATATGTCTTACATATTTTGAGGATGcgaatataaattttaaaacatcaaaaagttttgaaaaaaaatttggaGTTAATAGG GATGTTGATATGTTTTCTTCAAATATCTTATCTACGATAAATGAATATgagaattatattttaaatgaccTAAACAATTTTTTCACAAACATAA ataaaaatataattaaaaggaCAAGGCGAATTATACCTTTGAGTGGTCAAAAGTTTGACTGGAAAGGCAAATATGAAGATATACCCCAACAAATCAG taACAGTTAA
- a CDS encoding AP-1 complex subunit beta, putative — protein MSDLRYFQTTKKGEIHELKEELHSSHKEKKKEAIKKIIAAMTVGKDVSTLFSDVVNCMQTSNIELKKLVYLYVINYAKVQPELAILAVNTFRKDSSDPNPLIRALAIRTMGCIRLEQITEYLIEPLRRCLKDEDPYVRKTAVICIAKLYDISPKLVEEEGFIDTLLDILDDNNAMVVANAVISLTDICENSNKSILKDVINKDENNVNKLLNAINECVEWGQVFILDALVLYEPKTSKDAERVLERILPRLSHANSAVVLSSIKVILCLLDKINDKEFIKNVHKKLSPSLVTLLSAEPEIQYIALRNINLITQKLPNMLSDKINMFFCKYNEPAYVKMEKLDIIIRLVSDKNVDLVLYELKEYSTEVDVEFVKKSVRAIGSCAIKLPQSSEKCINILLDLIDTKINYVIQECIVVIKDIFRKYPNKYESIITILCENLESLDESNAKASLIWIIGEYVERIDNADELIDSFLENFSDEPYNVQLQILTASVKLFLKCSKNTKDIITKVLKLSTEESDNPDLRDRAYIYWRLLSKNIEVAKKVVLADKPPIQEENKITDTKVLNKLIKNISMLSSVYHKLPETFISKKNSSSFNSDNNNDHMAHDDDYDDDDDNNNNHVLKIKKQMEKQKYDSYSSDNKKSNHSRSSTDSYNNSSDDFNYDKDDADDSKKSMDLIGLNDDEAKPKKTIPPVKMIQVLSPEDAGLKGQTGLSIFSSINRIERKIQLKISVTNQTQNEIVVSGVQINKNSFGLSSPNNLDVQNVAFGETKEMLIYLIPNTLNSNTPPATPLFLQVAIRTNVDIFYFNVPYDIFVVFVENFHMEKEIFKKKWQIIEESKESILMAVSPMVITSDMLIKRMKIFNISLIARRNVNNMELYYFACITTNNLVILSEVTIQPEKKNVKLCIRTDSSSVIPLYKLLFVKAFSLSVTQT, from the exons atgtCTGATTTACGCTATTTTCAAACGACTAAAAAAGGAGAAATCCATGAGCTGAAAGAAGAATTACATTCTTCTCATAAggagaagaaaaaagaagCAATTAAAAAGATCATTGCTGCTATGACTGTAGGTAAAGATGTGTCGACATTATTTTCTGACGTTGTGAATTGTATGCAGACATCTAatatagaattaaaaaaacttgtttatttatatgttataaattATGCTAAGGTTCAACCAGAATTAGCTATTTTGGCTGTTAATACATTTAGAAAAGATTCCTCAGATCCGAATCCACTTATAAGAGCTCTTGCTATAAGAACAATGGGTTGTATACGTCTAGAACAAATAACAGAATATTTAATTGAACCTTTGAGAAGATGTCTAAAAGATGAAGATCCATATGTAAGAAAAACTGCTGTTATATGTATTgcaaaattatatgatatatcaCCTAAATTAGTAGAAGAAGAAGGATTTATAGATACACTATTAGATATattagatgataataatgctATGGTTGTTGCTAATGCTGTTATATCATTAACAGATATATGTgaaaattcaaataaaagtatattaaaagatgttataaataaagatgaaaataatgtaaataaacTTTTAAATGCTATAAATGAATGTGTAGAATGGGGTCAAGTATTTATTTTAGATGCATTAGTTTTATATGAACCAAAAACTAGTAAAGATGCTGAACGTGTTTTAGAAAGAATATTACCAAGATTATCACATGCAAATTCAGCTGTTGTATTATCATCTATTAAAGTTATTTTATGTCTATTAgataaaattaatgataaagaatttattaaaaatgtacataaaaaattaagcCCATCCTTAGTTACACTCTTATCAGCTGAACCAGAAATCCAATATATAGCattaagaaatattaatCTAATCACACAGAAATTACCAAATATGTTATctgataaaattaatatgttcttctgtaaatataatgaacCTGCATATGTAAAAATGGAAAAGCTAGATATTATTATCAGACTTGTATCAGATAAAAATGTAGATTTagtattatatgaattaaaagaatattcaACAGAAGTAGATGTcgaatttgttaaaaaaagtGTAAGAGCAATAGGAAGCTGTGCTATCAAGTTACCACAATCTAGTGAgaaatgtattaatatattattagattTAATTGatacaaaaattaattatgtCATACAAGAATGTATTGTTGTAATTAAAGATATTTTTAGAAAATAtccaaataaatatgaaagtATTATTACTATCTTATGTGAAAATCTCGAATCATTGGATGAATCAAATGCTAAAGCATCTTTAATATGGATTATAGGTGAATATGTTGAACGTATTGATAATGCTGATGAATTAATAGATTCATTTTTAGAAAATTTTAGTGATGAACCATATAATGTTCAATTACAAATACTTACAGCAAGTgtcaaattatttttaaaatgttcAAAAAATACTAAAGATATTATAACCAAAGTTTTGAAATTATCTACAGAAGAAAGTGATAACCCAGATTTAAGAGATagagcatatatatattggagATTATTATCTAAAAATATTGAGGTAGCTAAAAAAGTTGTACTAGCTGATAAACCACCTAtacaagaagaaaataaaattacagATACTAaagtattaaataaattaatcaaaaatatatctatgtTATCATCTGTTTATCATAAATTACCAGAAAcatttatatcaaaaaaaaattcctcATCTTTTAAttcagataataataatgatcataTGGCACATGATGAcgattatgatgatgatgatgataataataacaatcatgttcttaaaattaaaaaacaaatggaaaaacaaaaatatgataGTTATTCtagtgataataaaaaatctaATCATTCAAGATCATCAACtgattcatataataacTCATCTGATGATTTCAATTATGATAAGGATGATGCAGATGATAGTAAAAAATCTATGGACTTAATAGGattaaatgatgatgaagcTAAACCTAAAAAAACTATACCACCTGTCAAAATGATTCAGGTCTTATCACCAGAGGATGCTGGTTTGAAGGGGCAGACAGGTCTCTccattttttcttcaatcAATCGTATCgaaa ggAAAATTCAACTAAAAATATCAGTAACAAATCAAACTCAGAACGAAATCGTAGTATCAGGagttcaaataaataaaaattc atTTGGATTGTCTTCACCTAACAATTTGGATGTACAAAATGTTGCCTTTGGAGAAACAaaag AAATGctcatatatttaattccAAATACCTTAAATTCGAATACCCCACCAGCAACACCCTTATTTTTACAa GTTGCCATAAGAACAAACgtagatatattttatttcaatgTACCTTATGACATTTTTGTAGTTTTTGTCGAAAATTTTCATatggaaaaagaaatatttaaaaagaaatggCAAATTATAGAAGAATCAAAAGAG agTATATTAATGGCTGTAAGTCCTATGGTCATAACATCAGACatgttaataaaaagaatgaaaattttcaatatttctttaatagCTCGTCgaaatgttaataatatg gaattatattattttgctTGTATAACTACAAATAATCTAGTAATTTTAAGTGAAGTTACAATACAACCTGAGAAAAAGAACGTGAAACTATGCATTCGAACAGATTCCTCATCGGTG ATACCACTTTATAAGCTTTTATTTGTTAAGGCATTTTCTTTAAGTGTAACTCAGACATAA
- a CDS encoding peptidyl-prolyl cis-trans isomerase produces the protein MFTLCKGYSEDEDEEEVKDMLDNFKEQKKSFEEKINYYKLKGNIERGYITIYTNLGEFQVELYWYHSPKTCLNFYTLCTMGYYDNTIFHRVIPDYIIQGGDPTGTGKGGKSIYGEYFEDEINSELKHTGAGILSMSNNGPNTNGSQFFITLCPLPHLDGKHTIFARVSKNMTCIENIAAVQTTATNKPIFDVKILRTSTAVNVD, from the coding sequence ATGTTCACCCTATGCAAAGGTTACAGTGAAGATGAAGATGAGGAAGAAGTAAAAGACATGCTAGATAATTTTAAAGAACAGAAGAAATcatttgaagaaaaaataaattattataaattaaaaggaaatattGAAAGAggttatataacaatatatacaaatttagGAGAATTCCAAGTTGAATTATATTGGTATCATAGTCCTAAAACatgtttaaatttttatacattATGTACAATGggatattatgataatacaaTATTTCATCGAGTCATTCCagattatataattcaaGGAGGTGATCCAACAGGAACAGGAAAAGGTGGAAAAAGTATTTATGGTGAATATTTTGAAGATGAAATTAACTCAGAATTAAAACATACAGGAGCAGGGATTTTAAGTATGTCTAATAATGGACCTAATACTAATGGATCACAATTCTTTATAACCTTATGTCCATTACCACACTTAGATGGAAAACATACAATATTTGCAAGAGTCAGCAAAAATATGACTTGTATAGAAAATATAGCTGCAGTACAAACTACAGCAACAAACAAACCAATATTTGACGTTAAAATTTTGAGAACATCAACAGCGGTAAATGTTgactaa
- a CDS encoding RNA helicase 1, producing the protein MNDNSLYDNNRKDEKEESNKDDSSDDFVYEPLSVRKKRFMDNLVSTFVEEKKNKKNKEDENYEDEERRGANDSMNNKEDKKYSNNNNNNNNICDDNNGEFKIDFKKTLLETFHKIRLEKKNDEIDETEEIRKREEKLLAQVSKALNAPLQSVKERAKGIVYKKNVESIWRLPKKYKILKKDYVEKIRRIFYIDVNGDNIPAPIKNFKDMKFPKAILKGLKKKNIKKPTQIQMQGLPSILLGRDIIGIAFTGSGKTIVFVLPMIMKCLEAEMRCKLEEGEGPIGLIICPSRELATQTHNIIKYFCEFLYKDNFPVLKSLCMIGGVSAYEQGREIQKGMHMIVATPGRLNDMLNKKRMTLEQCRYLCFDEADRLIDLGFEEEVRNTLDHFSSQRQTLLFSATMPKKIQEFAKSTLVNPIIINVGRAGAANLDVIQEVEYVKEEFKLSYLLDVLQKTGPPVLIFCENKKDVDDVHEYLLLKGVNAVAIHGNLGQTERQEAINLFREGKKDILVGTDVASKGLDFPSIEHVINYDMPKDIENYVHRIGRTGRCGKTGIATTFINKNQEEAILLDLKALLIEAKQKIPPFLEMLDSKGLNLKEIGGVKGCSYCGGLGHRITQCSKLESQRNKQTLVTNKDILSNNKYNSMNAYTGDW; encoded by the coding sequence atgaatgaTAATTcgttatatgataataatagaaaGGATGAGAAGGAAGAAAGCAATAAAGATGATAGTAGCGACGATTTTGTTTATGAACCATTGAGTGTTAGGAAAAAAAGATTTATGGATAACTTAGTAAGCACATTTgtagaagaaaagaaaaacaaaaaaaacaaagaagatgaaaattatgaagatgaagaaagAAGAGGTGCTAATGATAGCATGAACAATaaagaagataaaaaatatagtaacaataataataataataataatatatgtgatgataataatggtgAGTTTAAAAttgattttaaaaaaacattattaGAAACTTTTCATAAGATAcgattagaaaaaaaaaatgatgaaattgATGAGACAGAAGAAATACGAAAAAGAGAAGAAAAACTTCTGGCTCAAGTATCTAAAGCATTAAATGCTCCTTTACAATCAGTTAAAGAAAGAGCTAAAGGTatagtatataaaaaaaatgtagaatCTATATGGAGATTacctaaaaaatataaaatattaaaaaaggattatgttgaaaaaattagaaggattttttatattgatgTTAATGGTGATAATATCCCTGCCCcaataaaaaatttcaaaGATATGAAATTTCCAAAGGCTATATTAAaaggtttaaaaaaaaaaaatattaagaagCCAACACAAATTCAAATGCAAGGATTACCATCTATATTATTAGGAAGAGATATTATAGGTATAGCATTTACTGGTAGTGGTAAAACTATAGTATTTGTTTTACCTATGATAATGAAATGTTTAGAAGCAGAAATGAGATGTAAATTAGAAGAAGGAGAAGGACCGATAGGTTTGATTATTTGTCCATCTAGGGAGCTAGCTACACAAAcccataatattataaaatatttttgtgaatttttatataaagataattttCCAGTATTAAAATCTTTATGTATGATTGGTGGTGTAAGTGCATATGAACAAGGAAGAGAGATTCAGAAAGGCATGCATATGATAGTAGCTACACCTGGTAGATTAAATGatatgttaaataaaaaacgAATGACATTAGAACAGTGTAGATATTTATGTTTTGATGAAGCTGATCGATTGATTGATTTAGGTTTTGAAGAGGAAGTACGCAATACATTAGATCATTTTTCTAGCCAAAGACAGACTTTATTATTTAGTGCAACTATGCctaaaaaaatacaagaaTTTGCAAAATCAACATTAGTGAACccaattattataaatgttGGTAGAGCAGGTGCAGCAAATTTAGATGTCATACAAGAAGTAGAATATGTAAAGGAAgaatttaaattatcatatcTTTTGGATGTCTTACAAAAAACAGGTCCTCCTGTCTTAATTTTttgtgaaaataaaaaagatgtaGATGATGTAcatgaatatttattattaaaagggGTCAATGCAGTTGCTATTCATGGAAACCTAGGACAAACAGAAAGACAAGAAgcaataaatttatttcgAGAAGGGAAAAAAGATATACTTGTAGGTACAGATGTAGCTTCTAAAGGTTTAGATTTTCCATCTATTGAACATGTAATAAATTATGATATGCCAAAAGATATTGAAAATTATGTACATCGAATAGGAAGAACAGGACGTTGTGGAAAAACAGGTATAGCAACtacttttataaataaaaatcaagAAGAAGCAATATTATTAGATTTAAAAGCTTTACTTATTGAAGCCAAACAAAAAATACCACCATTCTTAGAAATGTTAGATAGTAAAGGATTGAACTTAAAAGAAATCGGAGGCGTCAAAGGATGTTCGTATTGTGGTGGTCTAGGACATAGAATCACTCAATGTTCAAAATTAGAATCACAAAGAAATAAACAAACATTAGTAACAAATAAGGACATATTATCTAATAATAAGTATAATAGTATGAATGCATATACAGGGGActggtaa